In the Pseudanabaena sp. PCC 7367 genome, one interval contains:
- a CDS encoding pentapeptide repeat-containing protein: MKAGELIEQYKQGIRDFQQADLARTNLGGASLIAIDLSGANLVEATFSCTNLNQAILTDAQLNTAVLYRTSLCQANLAQANIEAANLIKADLFAAVLDRANLQNADLTGANLNQASLVEVNLSRANLSGVSLTGANLRNANLQEAFLKRTNLDGSDLSAANLAGANLAGATLCDAKLNGSNLNLADLSNANLYGADLSNADLSGALLNGANLSNANLDGAALASADLNGAFLTEASLNSAILDGANLSRSNLYKANLNGANLLRANLNGANLNGTDLTGAELHPTNETE, encoded by the coding sequence ATGAAAGCTGGGGAACTGATTGAACAATATAAACAAGGGATCAGGGACTTCCAGCAAGCCGACTTGGCCAGGACAAACCTGGGCGGAGCCAGCCTGATTGCGATCGATCTAAGTGGGGCTAATTTAGTTGAGGCCACTTTTTCCTGCACCAACTTGAATCAGGCAATTTTAACCGATGCCCAACTCAACACAGCGGTTCTCTATCGCACCAGCCTGTGTCAGGCCAACCTAGCTCAGGCCAACATCGAAGCCGCCAATTTAATTAAAGCCGATCTATTTGCCGCCGTACTCGATCGCGCCAACCTCCAAAATGCCGATCTCACTGGTGCGAATTTAAATCAAGCCAGCTTAGTTGAGGTTAATCTCAGTCGTGCTAATCTCAGCGGCGTATCATTAACTGGCGCTAATCTCCGCAATGCTAACTTACAAGAAGCTTTCTTGAAGCGCACAAACCTGGATGGCAGCGATCTATCTGCGGCCAATCTAGCCGGTGCTAATTTAGCTGGCGCGACCCTCTGCGATGCCAAGCTCAATGGCTCTAACCTCAACTTGGCCGATCTTTCTAATGCCAATCTCTATGGTGCAGATCTGAGTAATGCCGATCTCAGCGGTGCATTACTAAACGGAGCCAATCTGAGTAATGCCAATTTGGATGGAGCCGCCCTAGCCAGTGCCGATCTTAATGGCGCATTTTTGACGGAAGCGTCCCTTAATAGTGCTATTTTAGATGGGGCGAACCTAAGTCGGTCGAACTTATATAAAGCAAACCTTAACGGTGCTAATTTGCTCAGAGCCAATCTAAATGGGGCTAATCTCAACGGCACCGATCTGACTGGGGCTGAGCTGCATCCGACGAATGAGACCGAATAA
- the pyrH gene encoding UMP kinase gives MNTKYRRVLLKLSGEALMGDRSFGIDPAVVQTIAQEVAEIVCDGVQMAIVVGGGNIFRGIQGSAAGMDRATADYIGMLATVMNSMTLQDALEHLDPPIHTRVMTAIAMQEVAEPYIRRRAIHHLEKGLAVIFGAGSGNPFFTTDTTAALRAAEINAEVIFKATRVDGIYDADPEKNPNAKRFNTLNYDHVLAKNLRVMDITAFTLCKENDIPIVVFDLSVPGNIRRAVMGESIGTYVGGTCEVN, from the coding sequence ATGAATACTAAGTATAGGCGAGTTTTATTAAAGCTAAGTGGCGAGGCGCTAATGGGCGATCGCAGCTTTGGCATTGATCCCGCCGTGGTGCAAACTATTGCCCAGGAAGTGGCAGAGATTGTGTGTGATGGTGTGCAAATGGCGATCGTGGTGGGTGGTGGCAACATTTTTCGCGGCATCCAGGGATCAGCCGCAGGTATGGATCGCGCCACGGCTGACTACATTGGCATGTTGGCCACAGTCATGAATTCAATGACCCTGCAAGATGCGCTCGAACATCTCGATCCACCAATCCACACCAGGGTAATGACCGCGATCGCCATGCAAGAGGTGGCTGAGCCATATATCCGCAGGCGCGCAATTCACCACCTGGAAAAAGGGCTGGCGGTGATTTTTGGCGCTGGTTCGGGCAATCCTTTCTTTACCACCGATACCACTGCGGCACTGCGAGCTGCTGAGATCAATGCTGAGGTGATTTTCAAAGCGACGCGGGTGGATGGTATCTATGATGCTGATCCGGAAAAAAATCCCAATGCCAAACGCTTTAATACCCTCAACTATGACCATGTGCTGGCGAAGAATTTGCGGGTAATGGACATTACTGCCTTTACTTTGTGCAAAGAAAATGACATCCCTATTGTAGTATTTGATCTTAGTGTGCCTGGCAACATTCGCCGTGCGGTGATGGGAGAATCGATTGGGACGTATGTAGGAGGAACTTGTGAAGTTAACTGA
- the frr gene encoding ribosome recycling factor, with product MKLTEVEDKMQKAIDATQSNFNTVRTGRASTSLLDRINVEYYGMPTPLKSLANISTPDSSTITIQPYDKGSMGQIERAIAESDLGLMPNNDGQVIRLNIPQLTTERREELIKMVAKLAEEGKVAIRNVRRDAIDSVRKQEKAKEISEDESRGLQEDVDKLTSKYTKKIDDVLAAKEKEISTV from the coding sequence GTGAAGTTAACTGAAGTTGAAGACAAGATGCAAAAGGCGATCGACGCCACCCAGAGCAATTTTAATACGGTGCGGACTGGTCGGGCTAGTACATCGCTCTTAGACCGGATTAATGTGGAATATTATGGGATGCCCACGCCGCTGAAGTCGCTGGCGAATATCAGCACACCGGATTCATCCACGATTACAATCCAGCCCTATGACAAAGGCAGTATGGGACAGATCGAACGGGCGATCGCTGAGTCTGACCTGGGTTTGATGCCGAATAATGATGGCCAAGTAATTCGCCTGAATATTCCTCAGCTTACAACTGAGCGCCGCGAGGAATTGATCAAAATGGTGGCTAAGCTGGCTGAAGAGGGCAAGGTGGCGATCCGGAATGTGCGCCGCGATGCGATCGATTCGGTGCGCAAGCAAGAAAAGGCCAAAGAGATCTCTGAGGATGAATCCCGTGGCTTACAAGAGGACGTGGATAAGCTGACCAGCAAATACACCAAAAAGATCGATGATGTGCTGGCCGCGAAAGAAAAAGAAATTTCTACGGTCTAG
- a CDS encoding Gfo/Idh/MocA family protein: MKITAPLRVGIVGSGFVARLRADVLATDDRVKLVALAGNYENAKEAIAKHNMAHHNHWSELVMRPDVDLVIVATVNRDHAAVTSQALRSGKHVVVEYPLALDFQEAQELMELAQNQNLLLHVEHLELLGGLHLAVSANIDRIGKPFYVRYVTQTPAHPAPKKWTYSPELFGFPLIASVSRINRLVVLFGQVAKVSCQINYWGEDLPKYHSSCVCNAQLQFTNGVIADVGYSKGESFWKPERFLEIQGSEGAILFDREFGKVVTAAGEEEMEIEKSRGLFKRDTENVIAHLFDREPLYSQPENSMHSLAVACAAQKSAKTGTVVSL, from the coding sequence ATGAAAATTACTGCCCCTCTGCGCGTTGGCATTGTTGGTTCTGGGTTTGTGGCCAGGCTGCGTGCTGATGTTCTGGCCACGGACGATCGGGTTAAATTAGTCGCCCTGGCTGGCAATTATGAAAACGCCAAAGAAGCGATCGCTAAGCACAATATGGCGCACCATAACCATTGGTCGGAATTGGTGATGCGCCCAGATGTTGATCTGGTGATTGTGGCTACGGTTAACCGCGATCATGCCGCTGTTACTTCCCAGGCATTGCGATCGGGTAAGCATGTGGTGGTGGAATATCCCCTGGCGCTGGATTTTCAGGAGGCGCAGGAATTGATGGAGCTAGCTCAAAACCAAAATTTACTGCTCCATGTTGAGCATTTAGAGTTATTGGGCGGCTTGCATCTAGCGGTTTCCGCCAATATCGATCGGATTGGCAAACCTTTTTATGTGCGCTATGTGACCCAAACCCCTGCCCACCCTGCACCCAAAAAATGGACTTACTCGCCGGAATTGTTTGGCTTCCCGTTGATCGCTTCAGTTTCCCGGATCAATCGCCTGGTGGTGCTGTTTGGCCAGGTGGCAAAAGTATCCTGCCAGATCAATTATTGGGGCGAGGATTTACCCAAGTACCACAGTTCTTGCGTTTGTAATGCCCAGTTGCAATTTACCAACGGTGTGATCGCTGATGTGGGCTATAGCAAGGGTGAGAGTTTTTGGAAGCCAGAGCGGTTCTTAGAAATCCAGGGCAGCGAGGGGGCAATCCTGTTCGATCGAGAATTTGGCAAGGTAGTCACGGCGGCGGGTGAGGAAGAAATGGAGATTGAAAAATCCCGTGGCTTGTTCAAGCGCGATACTGAAAATGTGATCGCCCATCTATTCGATCGTGAGCCTCTCTACAGTCAACCAGAAAATTCGATGCATTCACTGGCGGTGGCCTGTGCTGCACAAAAATCAGCGAAAACTGGCACGGTAGTTTCGTTGTAG
- the thrB gene encoding homoserine kinase — protein sequence MSSYTVAIPATTGNLGPGFDCLGAALSLYNVFEFAIAPELKLTASGPYADKVAKNKNNLIYQSFERVFEQIQQPKPIISLHMDVQVPLARGLGSSATAIVGGMIGANLLAGSPLSDQEVLQLAIEMEGHPDNVAPAMLGGCQLVASGSDGGWEMCAIDWHQDLAVAVAIPDMELSTVKARQVLPKEVPMKDAVFNASHLALLTQALVNANPSWLSSALQDKLHQPYRQNLIPHMETVQKAAIAAGAYGVVISGAGPTLLALGNPAKIELIMSAMCDTWQGSGVNAIGKCLAIANDGAKVKSS from the coding sequence ATGTCTTCCTATACCGTTGCAATTCCTGCCACCACCGGCAATCTGGGCCCTGGCTTTGACTGCCTGGGAGCAGCCCTGAGTCTATACAACGTATTTGAATTTGCGATCGCCCCAGAGCTGAAGCTAACGGCCTCTGGCCCCTATGCAGATAAGGTGGCGAAGAATAAAAATAATTTAATCTACCAGAGCTTTGAGCGCGTCTTTGAGCAAATCCAGCAACCAAAACCAATTATTTCGCTGCATATGGATGTGCAGGTGCCATTGGCGCGGGGGTTGGGTAGTTCGGCCACGGCGATCGTCGGCGGCATGATTGGTGCTAATTTGCTGGCTGGATCACCTTTGTCTGACCAAGAAGTTTTGCAATTGGCGATCGAGATGGAAGGACATCCCGATAATGTGGCTCCGGCGATGTTGGGTGGTTGTCAATTGGTGGCTTCTGGTAGCGATGGTGGTTGGGAGATGTGTGCGATCGATTGGCATCAAGATCTGGCCGTGGCGGTGGCGATCCCAGATATGGAATTATCCACCGTGAAGGCAAGACAGGTTTTGCCGAAGGAGGTACCGATGAAAGATGCGGTGTTTAATGCCTCCCATCTGGCACTCCTGACCCAGGCATTGGTAAATGCTAATCCAAGTTGGTTAAGCTCGGCCTTGCAGGATAAACTACATCAGCCCTACCGCCAGAATTTGATCCCCCACATGGAGACAGTACAAAAAGCCGCGATCGCCGCCGGAGCCTATGGTGTAGTGATCTCTGGCGCGGGGCCAACTCTGCTAGCACTGGGCAATCCGGCTAAAATAGAATTAATCATGTCGGCTATGTGTGATACCTGGCAGGGTTCAGGGGTCAATGCGATCGGTAAGTGTTTGGCGATCGCCAATGATGGTGCAAAGGTCAAGTCTAGCTAA
- the gloA gene encoding lactoylglutathione lyase, translating to MRILHTMIRVGDLDRSISFYCEVLGMQLLRRKDYPGGKFTLAFVGFGDEATHPAIELTYNWDTDKYDLGNGYGHIALGIEDIYKACAEIKARGGKVTREPGPMKHGTTEIAFVEDPDGYKIELIQTKPQNSESATSDREPAISST from the coding sequence ATGAGAATTCTACATACCATGATTCGAGTTGGCGATCTCGATCGCTCAATCAGCTTTTATTGCGAAGTTTTGGGGATGCAATTATTACGGCGCAAGGACTACCCTGGCGGTAAGTTTACGCTAGCTTTTGTAGGGTTTGGCGATGAGGCCACCCACCCGGCAATCGAGCTAACCTATAACTGGGACACAGACAAATATGATCTGGGTAATGGTTATGGGCATATTGCCCTGGGGATTGAGGATATTTACAAAGCTTGTGCGGAGATTAAGGCAAGGGGTGGCAAAGTAACCCGTGAGCCAGGGCCGATGAAGCATGGCACCACTGAGATCGCGTTTGTGGAAGACCCAGACGGCTATAAGATCGAGCTAATTCAAACCAAGCCCCAAAATAGTGAATCTGCGACCAGCGATCGGGAGCCGGCAATTAGCTCAACGTAA
- a CDS encoding aldehyde dehydrogenase family protein, which yields MPDDLIGFVYHAHVASLELARLDIEEKNQAIRKLAIAVKQERNLILEANTLDLEASREMAISETLLEWLKLTPERLLGIAECLEHLAQAPSPLLNQLVQYGYKRVPLGTIALVYEAFPQLALIAIGMCIKVGNSLILKGGNEISHSQQAIAQIAKMVLADCDLPEATALVAPEGSPLKDLLTQERYLRLVIPYGRPIFVQQVCKQATVSVLPTVMGNCYLYLSDSGSLKAVHRIVIASFEGDPEAVNAIEKVVVHRSWLDRGLIKWLATLQKRNMRLKGCDVTVAYSRNHGDQLLEEVTLESEWGKAYLNQTMAIKVVDDLEAAIAWINQYSSGHADVLLTDSLSETHEFSDRINSSNIYINASNQFSHRRDLPQGGSAQILLGMSSLKSRGASRYAGAINLESLTTTKRIISG from the coding sequence ATGCCAGACGATCTAATTGGTTTCGTCTATCACGCTCATGTTGCTTCGCTAGAGCTAGCAAGGCTTGATATTGAGGAAAAAAACCAGGCAATTCGTAAGTTAGCGATCGCAGTCAAACAAGAGCGAAACTTAATTTTGGAGGCAAATACCCTTGATCTAGAAGCAAGTCGGGAAATGGCGATCTCGGAAACACTCTTGGAATGGCTAAAGCTGACCCCAGAGCGATTGTTGGGGATTGCCGAATGTTTAGAGCATCTGGCTCAGGCTCCGAGTCCACTTTTGAATCAATTGGTGCAATATGGTTATAAGCGGGTGCCCCTGGGCACGATCGCCCTAGTGTATGAAGCTTTCCCTCAACTAGCTTTAATTGCGATCGGTATGTGCATTAAGGTTGGCAATAGTTTGATCCTGAAAGGGGGCAATGAAATTAGCCATTCTCAGCAGGCGATCGCCCAAATTGCTAAGATGGTGCTGGCCGATTGTGATTTACCCGAGGCAACTGCATTGGTGGCACCAGAGGGTAGTCCGCTGAAGGATTTGTTGACCCAAGAGCGATATTTACGATTGGTCATTCCCTATGGCAGGCCGATTTTTGTACAACAGGTATGTAAACAGGCAACTGTGTCAGTGTTGCCAACTGTGATGGGTAATTGCTATTTATATTTGTCGGATTCCGGTAGCCTGAAAGCGGTACATCGGATTGTGATCGCTAGTTTTGAAGGTGATCCAGAGGCGGTTAATGCGATCGAAAAAGTGGTAGTGCATCGTAGTTGGCTCGATCGCGGCTTAATTAAATGGCTGGCTACGCTCCAGAAACGTAATATGCGCCTCAAGGGTTGTGATGTAACCGTGGCCTATAGCCGCAATCATGGCGATCAATTATTAGAGGAAGTGACCCTAGAGAGTGAGTGGGGCAAAGCCTATTTAAATCAGACTATGGCGATTAAGGTGGTGGATGATCTAGAAGCAGCGATCGCCTGGATCAATCAATATAGCAGTGGCCATGCCGATGTACTTTTAACCGATTCGCTTTCAGAGACCCATGAATTCAGCGATCGCATTAATAGCAGCAATATTTATATCAATGCCAGCAATCAGTTTAGCCACCGCCGCGACTTGCCCCAGGGCGGCAGTGCCCAGATTTTGTTGGGGATGTCGAGCCTGAAGAGTCGTGGTGCTTCTCGCTATGCCGGCGCGATTAACCTGGAAAGCTTGACTACAACCAAACGGATCATTAGTGGTTAA
- a CDS encoding TetR family transcriptional regulator, translating into MAATRVPTRQRIINTALELFARQGITETTTRQISEQAAINEVTLFRHFGNKHGLLLAVLQECLQKYLLLTQVGESLMISGVSSEGDLSRFLSYYIKSSVHALESVPELLRSLVGEAGQYPAASKQALAQGVVQVNQSISHALKELITQADLDLPVPPLKLAALINTCIMGYAVIALTSDAQAIWSNQDDFINTLVDLVGQNLDQVSNLNEIPEATVRKIMLNAKQQGAMPYAIAYLLFATGIKVEELVRLRRQDILVSEKARLLRIGGSDSDRLDGQNSAQSTNERVVPINNKILGHRYGSAKSSPLATYLKNRKDSQEAMFLVDEHRPIRVEDLQRFWFDWCRDLRNPDGSEIALEQTRHTWGIEMLMRGMEADNFRIISGLRPSEVKLYQNRVQEKQAINQAIALDA; encoded by the coding sequence ATGGCTGCAACTCGTGTTCCGACTCGTCAAAGAATTATCAATACTGCATTAGAACTATTTGCACGCCAGGGAATTACCGAGACTACAACACGGCAGATTTCTGAGCAGGCGGCGATCAATGAAGTTACGCTGTTTCGTCATTTCGGTAACAAGCATGGGTTACTATTAGCAGTGTTGCAAGAATGTTTGCAAAAATATTTGCTGCTTACACAGGTCGGGGAGTCTTTGATGATTTCTGGTGTGTCGAGTGAAGGCGATCTTAGCCGTTTTTTAAGCTATTACATCAAAAGTTCGGTACATGCGCTGGAAAGTGTGCCGGAATTGTTGCGATCGCTGGTGGGCGAGGCTGGTCAATACCCTGCCGCCAGTAAACAGGCTTTGGCACAAGGGGTAGTGCAGGTCAATCAATCGATTTCCCATGCCCTTAAGGAATTGATCACCCAGGCTGATCTAGATTTGCCAGTACCACCGCTCAAGCTAGCTGCGTTAATTAATACCTGCATCATGGGCTATGCCGTGATTGCCCTGACCAGTGATGCCCAGGCGATCTGGTCGAATCAGGATGATTTTATTAATACTTTGGTTGATCTGGTTGGCCAGAATCTTGATCAGGTTAGTAACCTGAACGAAATCCCTGAAGCAACTGTGCGCAAAATTATGCTTAATGCTAAACAGCAAGGCGCAATGCCCTATGCGATCGCCTATTTGTTGTTTGCCACTGGGATCAAGGTTGAAGAATTAGTGCGGTTGCGTCGTCAAGACATTTTGGTTAGCGAAAAGGCCAGGCTATTGCGGATTGGTGGTAGCGATAGCGATCGCCTTGATGGGCAAAATTCAGCGCAGTCCACCAATGAACGGGTGGTGCCAATCAATAATAAGATTCTGGGGCATCGTTATGGTTCCGCTAAGAGTAGTCCCCTGGCAACCTACCTCAAAAATCGTAAAGATAGCCAGGAGGCGATGTTTTTGGTGGATGAGCATCGACCGATCCGGGTGGAGGATCTGCAACGATTTTGGTTTGATTGGTGTCGGGATTTGCGTAATCCAGATGGGAGCGAGATTGCCTTAGAGCAAACCCGTCATACCTGGGGAATTGAAATGTTGATGCGGGGTATGGAAGCGGATAATTTCCGCATTATCAGCGGGCTTAGACCTTCTGAGGTTAAGTTGTACCAAAATCGGGTGCAGGAGAAACAAGCGATCAATCAGGCGATCGCCCTGGATGCTTGA
- a CDS encoding acyl-CoA desaturase: MTSTSSQEPFKMRWQDLHWVSVAFFSIVHIAAAIGAPFLFTWKALGVMIILHWMLGSLGICLGYHRMLSHRSFDVPKWLERVFVTLGAMAIEGGPIFWAGTHRMHHGFTEDTERDPYSAKRGLWWSHMGWILRAREDHFGLESNRRFTQDLINDPYYLFLDQNFLLLQIPLAAILFLIGQTQGQGLEFMFYGVVVRAVFLWHSTWLINSACHKWGYRNFADADDHATNLWWAAILTYGEGWHNNHHMYPKSAKAGLNWWEIDLTWQAIRFLNFLGLAKNIHIDKPWQSKPAKS, from the coding sequence ATGACTTCTACTAGCTCGCAAGAACCGTTTAAGATGAGGTGGCAAGACCTTCACTGGGTCAGTGTTGCTTTTTTTAGCATTGTGCATATCGCTGCCGCGATCGGTGCCCCCTTCCTCTTTACCTGGAAGGCTCTAGGCGTAATGATTATTTTGCATTGGATGCTGGGTAGCTTGGGCATTTGCCTGGGTTATCACCGCATGCTCAGCCATCGTAGCTTTGATGTGCCTAAATGGCTAGAGCGGGTTTTTGTAACCCTCGGCGCAATGGCGATCGAAGGAGGACCAATTTTTTGGGCTGGCACCCATCGGATGCACCACGGTTTTACCGAAGACACCGAAAGAGATCCCTACTCAGCTAAGCGCGGTTTGTGGTGGAGCCATATGGGTTGGATTCTACGCGCCAGAGAAGACCATTTTGGCCTCGAAAGCAACAGAAGATTTACCCAGGATCTAATTAACGATCCCTACTATCTATTTCTGGATCAGAACTTTTTGCTCTTGCAAATCCCCTTGGCTGCCATTCTTTTCTTAATTGGTCAAACCCAAGGTCAGGGATTAGAATTCATGTTCTATGGCGTGGTTGTTCGCGCTGTGTTCCTGTGGCATTCTACCTGGTTGATCAACTCCGCCTGCCACAAATGGGGCTACCGCAATTTTGCAGATGCCGATGACCACGCCACTAATCTATGGTGGGCAGCGATTCTTACCTATGGTGAAGGCTGGCATAACAATCACCACATGTATCCTAAATCTGCCAAAGCCGGCTTAAATTGGTGGGAAATTGACCTAACCTGGCAAGCGATCCGCTTCCTTAACTTCCTTGGTCTGGCTAAGAATATTCATATTGATAAGCCCTGGCAATCTAAACCAGCTAAGAGCTAG
- a CDS encoding GNAT family N-acetyltransferase, whose translation MDNRRIRFCDRHDQIDIVQLQALFNLVAFWAKERSSDDLAIAIGNSDPVITVWDGDKLIGHARATSDGIYRATIWDVIIHPDYQGSGLGRKLVQTVLSHPKVCNVERTYLMTTHQQSFYARIGFEPNSSSTMVLHNQENSMLRSLLLQSSCEVE comes from the coding sequence ATGGATAATCGTCGCATCAGATTTTGCGATCGCCACGATCAAATAGACATAGTTCAGCTTCAAGCCCTGTTTAACCTGGTGGCATTTTGGGCCAAAGAACGCAGTAGTGATGACCTGGCAATTGCGATCGGCAACTCTGATCCAGTGATTACGGTTTGGGATGGGGACAAATTAATTGGCCATGCCCGGGCTACCTCCGACGGCATTTACCGCGCCACGATCTGGGACGTAATTATTCACCCCGATTATCAGGGCAGTGGCCTGGGGCGAAAGCTAGTCCAGACTGTTTTATCCCATCCAAAAGTGTGCAATGTTGAACGCACTTATCTGATGACAACCCATCAGCAAAGCTTTTATGCCAGGATTGGGTTTGAGCCTAATTCCAGCTCTACGATGGTATTGCATAATCAAGAAAATTCAATGTTGCGATCGCTTTTGCTGCAATCTTCCTGTGAGGTTGAATAG
- a CDS encoding GUN4 domain-containing protein, translating to MLAMRGKLLVIGGLVASLLTIRIGYAWYAKRNGKCPEDMQVCAVALTPLAKPRLQLNRLKQIQFLLSQREWNNADRLTTELLELLATERDAELKRDDPASMGTALNKAIACTDLHQIDRLWAVASDGKYGISMQKQIWDDLPNQSIAAMSQRVGWDAQDVDYVDQVKQTEPVALLAGQLPSIGRQFFGVDELGQWYSRHDRYGSEYPIPGPDPTSTSDWCCQEPVVKRLSLCGF from the coding sequence ATGTTGGCAATGCGTGGGAAGTTGCTGGTCATTGGTGGTCTGGTTGCGAGCTTGCTTACGATTAGGATTGGCTATGCTTGGTATGCAAAACGCAATGGCAAGTGTCCTGAAGATATGCAAGTTTGTGCGGTTGCCTTAACTCCATTGGCGAAACCAAGGCTACAACTAAATCGTCTCAAACAAATCCAATTTTTATTGTCGCAAAGAGAATGGAATAACGCCGATCGCCTTACCACCGAGCTATTGGAATTGCTTGCCACTGAGCGTGATGCTGAATTAAAAAGGGATGATCCTGCTAGCATGGGCACAGCTTTGAACAAAGCGATCGCATGTACTGACCTGCACCAGATCGATCGGTTGTGGGCAGTAGCAAGTGATGGGAAGTATGGTATTAGTATGCAGAAACAAATCTGGGATGATTTGCCGAATCAGTCGATCGCTGCCATGAGCCAAAGAGTAGGTTGGGATGCTCAAGACGTTGATTATGTTGACCAAGTTAAGCAAACTGAACCAGTTGCTTTATTGGCGGGGCAATTACCCTCGATCGGCAGGCAGTTTTTTGGTGTAGATGAGCTAGGACAATGGTATTCTCGCCACGATCGCTATGGGTCTGAGTATCCGATCCCTGGCCCCGATCCTACTTCCACATCGGATTGGTGTTGCCAAGAGCCGGTGGTTAAAAGGCTATCGTTATGCGGGTTCTAG
- a CDS encoding TauD/TfdA dioxygenase family protein — protein sequence MVSVRRLGSEIAAEVVDLDLSQPLDAQTQAEVLAAFYEHQVLAFRNQKLTPDQYLRFGKYFGELEPFFLSRYNLENYPNIYVLSNVKKDGKLIGRYGAGMHWHTDHTYQDAPASATFLYAIEVPPEGGDTLFINNYAAYESLPEEIKQKIEGLRAIHHYHTQEHLYTAESNVSEEMRQRIASHGQEEGATKTVIKRSQTEVPDVTHPIVRTHPVTGRKALFLNEALAIGIEGMPEQEGKELLQYLCDWSVDHTETYAHKWQVGDVVVWDNPSMMHTGTYTDPKYPRTHYRLTTTGSVPY from the coding sequence ATGGTATCAGTTCGTCGCTTAGGTAGTGAGATCGCCGCCGAAGTGGTGGATCTGGATCTGTCGCAACCGCTAGATGCTCAAACCCAAGCTGAGGTCTTGGCCGCATTCTATGAGCATCAGGTCTTGGCCTTTAGGAACCAGAAGCTTACGCCAGACCAGTATTTACGCTTTGGCAAGTATTTTGGTGAGCTAGAGCCGTTTTTCCTCAGCCGCTACAATCTGGAAAACTATCCAAATATTTATGTGCTGTCGAATGTGAAAAAAGATGGCAAGCTGATTGGTCGTTATGGGGCGGGGATGCATTGGCACACCGATCATACCTATCAAGATGCTCCCGCTAGTGCCACGTTTTTGTATGCGATCGAAGTGCCGCCTGAAGGTGGTGACACGTTGTTTATTAATAACTATGCTGCCTACGAGAGCCTGCCGGAGGAGATCAAGCAAAAGATCGAGGGGCTCAGGGCGATCCATCACTACCATACCCAAGAGCATCTCTACACGGCGGAAAGTAATGTTTCAGAAGAGATGCGCCAGCGCATTGCCTCCCACGGTCAGGAAGAGGGCGCAACCAAAACCGTGATTAAGCGATCGCAAACCGAGGTGCCAGATGTCACCCATCCGATCGTGCGTACCCATCCGGTGACGGGGCGTAAGGCCTTGTTTTTAAATGAAGCCCTGGCGATCGGGATTGAAGGGATGCCGGAGCAGGAAGGCAAGGAACTGTTGCAATATCTGTGCGATTGGTCGGTTGACCACACTGAAACCTATGCCCATAAGTGGCAGGTGGGTGATGTAGTTGTCTGGGATAATCCTTCGATGATGCATACGGGCACCTACACCGATCCTAAGTATCCCCGTACCCATTATCGCTTGACTACTACTGGCTCGGTTCCTTACTAA